The following coding sequences lie in one Mesorhizobium sp. DCY119 genomic window:
- a CDS encoding class I SAM-dependent methyltransferase produces the protein MNGSDDFSQRAAAAFDAAHARSYAEGPPRQVPGFAGLHRMTSMLLSERVPTNGRVLVLGAGGGLELKALADDHSGWTFDGVDPSADMLRVAEQIVGPHTARMRLHEGYIDAAPEGPFDGAACLLTLHFVPREQRVETLRQIHRRLLPGAPFVVAHISFPQAEPERSIWIDRHIAFAGTDPANAENARRAIGTKLSILSPEEDETMLREAGFSGVSLFYAGLSFRGWVGYA, from the coding sequence ATGAATGGAAGCGACGATTTTTCCCAAAGAGCTGCTGCCGCCTTCGATGCGGCCCATGCGCGTTCCTATGCGGAAGGGCCGCCGCGTCAGGTGCCCGGTTTCGCCGGCCTTCATCGTATGACCTCGATGCTGCTTTCGGAGCGCGTCCCAACCAATGGGCGTGTTCTGGTTCTCGGGGCGGGCGGCGGGCTTGAGCTGAAGGCTCTCGCCGACGATCATTCCGGCTGGACGTTCGATGGCGTCGACCCATCGGCCGACATGCTGCGGGTGGCCGAGCAGATCGTGGGACCGCACACTGCCCGCATGCGTCTTCACGAAGGCTACATCGACGCAGCACCAGAGGGGCCGTTCGACGGCGCCGCCTGCCTGCTGACGCTCCATTTCGTGCCTCGCGAGCAACGCGTCGAGACCCTCAGGCAGATCCATCGCCGCCTGCTGCCGGGCGCGCCCTTCGTCGTCGCGCATATCAGCTTTCCGCAGGCCGAGCCCGAGCGGTCGATATGGATCGACCGCCACATCGCTTTTGCCGGAACCGACCCTGCCAATGCAGAGAACGCCCGGCGGGCGATCGGCACCAAACTGTCCATCCTGTCGCCCGAGGAGGACGAAACGATGCTGCGCGAGGCGGGGTTTTCGGGTGTCAGCCTGTTTTATGCCGGGCTGAGCTTCAGGGGCTGGGTGGGCTACGCCTAG
- a CDS encoding esterase-like activity of phytase family protein has translation MPRHSRLLILTAALAASVALPAHADSFFNRVASFPVASNLPSDIDQKSPTSSEIIKASEDGKTLVYSDSPLGAVGFIDISDAKAPKAGGIVKIEGEPTSVVFAGTKVLAGVNTSESKAKPSGNLTVIDAATRKIEATCDLGGQPDSVAVSKDGKFAAIAIENERDEDLNDGELPQLPAGFLKIVSLKDGTPDCATIKTVEMTGLSEIASEDPEPEFVDFNDANEIAVTLQENNHIAIVNAETGKVTAHFSAGSVDLEGVDTKNDGALNFTGSMKGVAREPDAIKWLDNDRFVSANEGDYKGGSRSFTIFDKTGKVLYESGPSLEMKIAAAGHYPEKRNKKGVELEGAEVAKFGDTQYIFIASERASMIAVYKDTGAEPEFVQLLPSGIGPEGLVAIPSRNLLVTANETDLVEDGGVRSHVMVYEMGEGPAAYPMIVSNTAEDGKPIGWGALSGLAADPKEAGKLYAVSDSVYRSQPSIFTIDATKTPAVITGKLVVTRDGAPAQKLDIEGIASDGDDGFWLASEGDAAKLTANAIYKVNAKGEIKQEIPLPAELIGKDGRFGYEGITTIGEGDDLTLVMAVQREWADDPKGQVKLLAYKPKAKEWSGVRYPLEKTEKGWVGLSEITAHDGKLYIIERDNLIGTEAKLKSIQSVSLDAFKPAKLDGELPLVEKTLVRDLVPDLKAATNGYVVDKVEGFTIDANGDAYVVTDNDGVDDSSGETLFLRLGNIAAIN, from the coding sequence ATGCCCCGTCACTCCCGCCTTTTGATACTCACAGCGGCCCTTGCCGCGTCGGTCGCGCTGCCGGCCCATGCCGACAGTTTCTTCAACCGCGTCGCATCCTTCCCGGTCGCCTCGAACCTGCCTTCCGACATTGACCAGAAGTCGCCGACCTCGTCCGAAATCATCAAGGCGAGCGAAGACGGCAAGACACTGGTCTATTCCGACAGCCCGCTCGGCGCGGTCGGTTTCATCGACATTTCCGACGCCAAGGCGCCGAAGGCCGGCGGCATCGTCAAGATCGAGGGTGAGCCGACCTCCGTCGTCTTTGCCGGCACGAAAGTATTGGCCGGCGTCAACACGTCGGAGAGCAAGGCCAAGCCTTCGGGCAACCTCACCGTCATCGACGCCGCCACCAGGAAGATCGAAGCCACCTGCGATCTCGGCGGCCAGCCCGATTCCGTCGCCGTCAGCAAGGATGGCAAGTTCGCGGCCATCGCCATCGAGAACGAGCGCGACGAGGACCTGAATGACGGCGAGCTGCCGCAGCTTCCCGCAGGCTTCCTCAAGATCGTTTCGCTGAAGGACGGCACGCCCGACTGCGCCACCATCAAGACCGTCGAGATGACCGGCCTGTCGGAAATCGCCTCGGAAGACCCGGAGCCGGAATTCGTCGACTTCAACGACGCCAATGAAATCGCCGTCACGCTGCAGGAAAACAACCACATCGCCATCGTCAATGCCGAAACCGGCAAGGTCACGGCGCATTTCTCCGCCGGCTCGGTCGACCTCGAAGGCGTCGACACCAAGAACGACGGCGCGCTGAACTTCACCGGCAGCATGAAGGGCGTGGCCCGCGAGCCGGACGCGATCAAGTGGCTCGACAACGACCGTTTCGTCAGCGCCAATGAAGGCGACTACAAGGGCGGTTCGCGCTCCTTCACCATCTTCGACAAGACCGGCAAGGTGCTCTACGAATCCGGCCCGTCGCTCGAAATGAAGATCGCCGCCGCCGGCCATTACCCGGAAAAGCGCAACAAGAAGGGCGTCGAGCTGGAAGGCGCTGAAGTCGCCAAGTTCGGCGACACACAGTACATCTTCATCGCCAGCGAACGCGCTTCGATGATCGCCGTCTACAAGGACACCGGCGCCGAGCCGGAATTCGTCCAGCTGCTGCCCTCGGGCATCGGCCCGGAGGGTCTGGTCGCCATCCCCTCGCGCAACCTGCTCGTCACCGCCAACGAGACCGACCTGGTCGAAGACGGCGGCGTGCGCTCGCATGTCATGGTCTATGAGATGGGCGAAGGCCCGGCCGCCTATCCGATGATCGTCTCCAACACTGCCGAAGACGGCAAGCCGATCGGCTGGGGCGCTCTCTCCGGCCTCGCCGCCGACCCCAAGGAAGCCGGCAAGCTCTATGCCGTGTCGGACTCGGTCTACCGCTCGCAGCCGTCGATCTTCACCATCGATGCCACCAAGACGCCTGCCGTCATCACCGGCAAGCTGGTCGTGACCCGCGACGGCGCGCCTGCCCAGAAGCTCGACATCGAAGGCATCGCTTCCGATGGCGACGACGGTTTCTGGCTGGCCTCCGAAGGCGACGCCGCCAAGCTGACGGCGAATGCCATCTACAAGGTCAACGCCAAGGGCGAGATCAAGCAGGAGATCCCGCTTCCGGCCGAACTCATCGGCAAGGATGGCCGCTTCGGTTATGAAGGCATCACCACCATCGGCGAAGGCGACGACCTGACGCTGGTCATGGCCGTGCAGCGCGAATGGGCCGACGATCCGAAGGGTCAGGTCAAGCTGCTCGCCTATAAGCCGAAAGCCAAGGAATGGTCAGGCGTGCGCTATCCGCTCGAAAAGACCGAAAAAGGCTGGGTCGGCCTGTCGGAAATCACCGCCCATGACGGCAAGCTCTACATCATCGAGCGCGACAATCTCATCGGCACCGAAGCCAAGCTGAAGAGCATCCAGTCCGTCTCGCTCGACGCCTTCAAGCCGGCGAAGCTCGACGGCGAACTGCCGCTGGTCGAAAAAACGCTGGTGCGCGACCTCGTGCCGGACCTGAAGGCCGCCACCAATGGCTATGTCGTCGACAAGGTCGAAGGCTTCACCATCGACGCCAATGGCGACGCCTATGTCGTCACCGACAATGACGGTGTCGACGACTCGTCGGGCGAAACCCTGTTCCTCCGCCTCGGCAACATCGCTGCCATCAACTGA
- a CDS encoding TetR/AcrR family transcriptional regulator — MPRRKLLSDEQVLEAALKIIHERGPEALTFDSLGRACGLSPATLVQRFGNKAVLKQKALLHAWDGLDEKTERLAASAPKTPDGAIALLVGLSQDYGGIETYAEGLLVLREDLRDPALRARGAAWKAALSAALDDCFAGLPDAPSGIGLLMASQWQGSLLWWGFDPKGDVAAFVEEGLRGFVRAIVTASR, encoded by the coding sequence ATGCCCCGCCGCAAGTTGCTGTCCGACGAGCAAGTGCTGGAAGCCGCGCTGAAAATCATCCACGAGCGCGGGCCGGAAGCGCTGACCTTCGACAGCCTCGGCCGCGCCTGCGGCCTGTCGCCGGCGACGCTGGTGCAGCGTTTTGGCAACAAGGCGGTGCTGAAGCAGAAGGCGCTGCTGCATGCCTGGGACGGGCTGGACGAGAAAACCGAGCGGCTCGCCGCCAGCGCACCGAAGACGCCCGACGGGGCGATTGCGCTGCTGGTCGGGCTGTCGCAGGATTATGGCGGCATCGAAACCTATGCCGAGGGCCTGCTGGTGCTGCGCGAAGACCTGCGCGATCCCGCACTACGGGCGCGCGGTGCGGCGTGGAAAGCGGCGCTTTCCGCAGCATTGGACGATTGCTTTGCCGGCCTTCCCGATGCGCCTTCCGGCATAGGTCTGCTGATGGCCTCGCAGTGGCAAGGCTCGCTGCTGTGGTGGGGGTTTGACCCCAAAGGCGACGTGGCGGCTTTCGTGGAGGAGGGGCTTAGGGGCTTTGTTAGGGCCATCGTCACCGCCAGTCGATGA
- a CDS encoding YafY family protein, with the protein MRRADRLFQIVQHFRGGRLVTAQKLGQWLEVSERTIYRDIADLQSTGVPIDGEAGVGYIMREGFDLPPLMFTRDEIVALVAGARMVRAFGGATMARAADEALVKIGAVLPDAEKDRIARTEIHTPMWVVSDADRKAIDILERSVEKRDVLTLDYRDEAGRTTARDVRPLGLWFWGKVWTLVAWCEMRDDFRAFRIDRISAITPTGRPFRHERGKQLADFYRRVERNEYDGSGARSAGA; encoded by the coding sequence ATGCGGCGCGCCGACAGGCTTTTTCAGATCGTTCAGCATTTCCGCGGCGGCCGGCTGGTCACCGCGCAGAAACTTGGCCAGTGGCTCGAAGTGTCGGAGCGCACGATCTATCGCGACATCGCCGACCTTCAGTCGACGGGCGTGCCGATCGATGGCGAGGCCGGCGTCGGCTACATAATGAGGGAGGGGTTCGACCTTCCGCCGCTCATGTTCACAAGAGATGAAATCGTAGCACTCGTTGCCGGCGCGCGCATGGTCAGGGCCTTCGGTGGCGCCACCATGGCGCGGGCTGCCGACGAGGCGCTGGTCAAGATCGGCGCGGTGCTGCCCGACGCCGAAAAGGACCGCATCGCCCGCACGGAAATCCACACGCCGATGTGGGTGGTCAGCGACGCCGACCGCAAGGCGATCGACATCCTCGAGCGCTCCGTCGAAAAGCGGGACGTGCTGACGCTGGACTACCGCGACGAGGCCGGCCGCACCACCGCCCGCGACGTGCGCCCGCTCGGCCTGTGGTTCTGGGGCAAGGTCTGGACGCTGGTTGCCTGGTGCGAAATGCGCGACGATTTCCGCGCCTTCCGCATAGACCGCATCAGCGCCATCACCCCCACCGGCCGCCCCTTCCGCCACGAACGCGGCAAGCAACTAGCGGACTTTTATCGCCGGGTGGAAAGGAACGAGTATGACGGGAGCGGGGCAAGATCGGCGGGCGCGTGA
- a CDS encoding DUF1013 domain-containing protein, with translation MANTLLMPKATAVWLVDNTALSFEQIAQFCGLHPLEVKAIADGESAQGIKGMDPIMTGQLTREEIARGEKDGNHRLKLSEPKVRVPESKRKGPRYTPLSKRQDRPNAILWLVRNHPELKDAQISRLVGTTKATIEQIRERKHWNSASLQPMDPVTLGLCSQIDLDIEVQRASSGRPAAAPSGDTLLPASMTERLEPKIEAVADEDKELDANAVFAKLSALKSKTPDEDEDDRP, from the coding sequence ATGGCCAACACGCTTCTGATGCCCAAGGCGACCGCAGTCTGGCTGGTCGACAATACAGCGCTTTCCTTCGAGCAGATCGCCCAGTTCTGCGGCCTGCACCCGCTGGAAGTGAAGGCGATCGCCGACGGCGAGTCCGCGCAGGGCATCAAGGGCATGGACCCGATCATGACCGGCCAGCTCACCCGCGAGGAAATCGCCCGCGGCGAGAAGGACGGCAACCATCGCCTGAAGCTTTCCGAGCCGAAGGTGCGGGTGCCCGAGAGCAAGCGCAAGGGCCCGCGCTACACGCCGCTGTCCAAGCGCCAGGACCGCCCCAACGCCATTTTGTGGCTGGTGCGCAACCATCCCGAGCTGAAGGACGCGCAGATCTCTCGCCTCGTCGGCACCACCAAGGCGACTATCGAGCAGATCCGCGAGCGCAAGCACTGGAACTCCGCCAGCCTGCAGCCGATGGACCCGGTGACGCTGGGCCTGTGCTCGCAGATCGACCTCGACATTGAAGTGCAGCGCGCCTCGAGCGGACGCCCGGCTGCCGCACCGTCCGGCGACACGCTGCTGCCGGCATCCATGACCGAAAGGCTGGAGCCGAAGATCGAAGCCGTGGCCGACGAGGACAAGGAACTCGACGCCAACGCCGTCTTCGCCAAGCTTTCGGCGCTGAAGTCGAAGACCCCCGACGAGGACGAAGACGACCGTCCCTGA
- a CDS encoding DUF1127 domain-containing protein, whose amino-acid sequence MNPIRTFRNWRRYSETVRELNRLTDRQLGDLGINRGNIASIARTSI is encoded by the coding sequence ATGAACCCGATCCGCACTTTCCGTAACTGGCGCCGCTACAGCGAAACCGTCCGCGAACTGAATCGTCTCACCGATCGCCAGCTTGGCGACCTGGGCATCAACCGCGGCAACATCGCAAGCATCGCCCGCACCTCGATCTAA
- a CDS encoding DJ-1/PfpI family protein, with protein MSAGKTIGFLFIEGLADWEYGLLSGSAVEWFSARAVSLTPTGEPVTSMSGFRLSPDRGADPAENADLDAIAVIGSDGWASKKAPDVSALLHTVEERGGVVGGICAGTLALARAGLFRKAKHTSNGRDWILHHEPDYAGRENYQDVPHAVVDGRIVSAPGPASGTFALEFLRTLYPERADAVSEMRSLFAREYS; from the coding sequence ATGTCCGCCGGTAAAACGATCGGGTTCCTGTTCATCGAGGGTCTTGCCGACTGGGAATACGGCCTGCTTTCCGGCTCGGCGGTCGAATGGTTCAGCGCGCGCGCCGTGTCGCTGACCCCGACCGGCGAGCCGGTGACATCGATGAGCGGCTTTCGCCTTTCGCCCGATCGGGGCGCCGATCCCGCGGAAAACGCCGATCTTGACGCCATTGCCGTCATCGGCTCCGACGGCTGGGCCTCGAAAAAGGCGCCGGACGTCTCAGCACTTCTGCACACCGTCGAGGAACGCGGCGGGGTGGTCGGCGGCATCTGCGCCGGCACATTGGCGCTGGCGCGTGCCGGCCTGTTCAGGAAAGCAAAGCACACCAGCAACGGCCGCGACTGGATCCTCCACCACGAGCCAGACTATGCCGGGAGAGAAAACTACCAGGACGTGCCGCACGCAGTGGTTGACGGCCGCATCGTCTCGGCGCCCGGTCCGGCGTCCGGCACATTCGCGCTGGAATTCCTGCGCACGCTTTATCCCGAGCGGGCGGATGCGGTCAGCGAAATGCGCTCGCTCTTCGCGCGCGAATATTCCTGA
- a CDS encoding SDR family oxidoreductase → MTLVGKVALVAGATRGAGRGIAMELGAAGATVYVTGRTTRERQSDYARPETIEETAELVTAAGGKGIAARVDHLVSEEVRDLVARIRAEQGRLDVLVNDVWGGEKLFEWNKPVWDHDLENGLRMLRLAVDTHLITAHHALPLLIERPGGLLVEVTDGTAEYNAEHYRLSPFYDLCKASVLRMAWAHAKDLAPHGATSVALTPGWLRSEMMLEAFGVKEENWRDATADIPHFIISETPRFIGRAVAALATDPDRARWNGQSLSSGGLAQVYGFTDLDGSRPDAWRYVPEVQDAGKPADATGYR, encoded by the coding sequence ATGACGCTTGTCGGGAAAGTCGCCCTTGTCGCGGGTGCAACGCGCGGTGCGGGCCGGGGCATCGCGATGGAACTGGGCGCGGCGGGCGCCACCGTCTATGTCACCGGGCGCACGACGCGCGAGCGGCAGTCCGACTATGCCCGGCCCGAAACCATCGAGGAAACCGCCGAACTGGTCACCGCCGCCGGCGGCAAGGGCATCGCGGCGCGCGTCGACCATCTGGTTTCCGAAGAAGTCCGCGATCTCGTTGCGCGCATCCGCGCCGAGCAGGGCCGGCTCGACGTGCTCGTCAACGATGTGTGGGGCGGCGAAAAGCTGTTCGAATGGAACAAGCCGGTGTGGGACCACGATTTGGAAAACGGCCTGCGCATGCTGCGGCTGGCCGTCGACACCCATCTGATCACCGCGCACCACGCCCTGCCCCTGCTGATCGAGCGGCCCGGCGGCCTGCTGGTAGAGGTGACGGACGGCACCGCCGAGTACAATGCCGAGCACTACCGGCTGTCGCCCTTCTACGACCTCTGCAAGGCCTCCGTGCTGCGCATGGCCTGGGCGCATGCCAAGGACCTTGCGCCGCACGGCGCGACGTCCGTTGCGCTCACGCCCGGCTGGCTGCGCTCCGAAATGATGCTGGAAGCGTTCGGCGTGAAGGAAGAAAACTGGCGCGACGCCACCGCAGACATTCCGCACTTCATCATCTCCGAAACCCCGCGCTTCATCGGCCGCGCAGTGGCAGCCCTAGCCACCGACCCCGACCGCGCCCGCTGGAACGGCCAGTCGCTGTCCAGCGGCGGCCTGGCGCAGGTCTACGGTTTTACAGACCTCGACGGCTCAAGGCCTGATGCCTGGCGCTATGTGCCGGAGGTGCAGGATGCGGGGAAGCCGGCGGATGCTACGGGGTATCGGTGA
- a CDS encoding GGDEF domain-containing protein yields the protein MANSLLLLTEAVLYFGVMACLFRLRARVGLGLFVCALGVMHFLETYLASVFYIELPFGMVSPGSTVMFSGKLVMILLLYMKEDAATVRQPIYGLLVGNFLMVGLGLILRQHQVVDLPNGQSPDIGFLDEMGWLMVWGTTLLYIDAIAIILLYERLGRSLGQHLFARIAASVCLVLTFDQIGFYSVLHIVTGAPPSVLLGGWIAKMCAGLVFSAMTVGYLRWFERPSLRPQRGLTDVFETLTYRERYEKLVEFAGRDSLTGLLHRGRFETMGEQAVTVSVKTGTPLTLLIVDVDHFKSINDRFGHAEGDRVLKWIAENLTVAVRAQDHVFRIGGEEFAILCPLPHNVARLLGENIRQSIRAASETGPVSLTVSIGVATVDVARASLAELFAAADKRLYMAKDAGRDRVMGDVAEEAAPSGAARAPSAGSAAG from the coding sequence GTGGCGAATAGTCTTTTGCTGCTGACTGAGGCAGTGCTTTATTTCGGTGTCATGGCCTGCCTGTTTCGCCTGCGGGCCCGCGTCGGCCTCGGCCTGTTCGTCTGCGCGCTCGGCGTCATGCATTTCCTCGAGACCTATCTCGCCAGCGTCTTCTACATCGAGCTGCCCTTCGGCATGGTTTCGCCCGGCTCCACGGTGATGTTTTCCGGCAAGCTGGTGATGATCCTGCTTCTCTACATGAAGGAAGACGCCGCCACCGTCAGGCAGCCGATCTACGGCCTTCTCGTCGGCAATTTCCTGATGGTCGGTCTCGGCCTCATCCTGCGCCAGCATCAGGTGGTCGATCTCCCCAACGGGCAGTCGCCCGACATCGGTTTCCTCGACGAGATGGGCTGGCTGATGGTCTGGGGCACGACGCTGCTCTATATCGACGCCATCGCCATCATCCTTCTTTACGAGCGGCTCGGGCGCAGCCTCGGCCAGCATCTGTTCGCGCGCATCGCCGCCAGCGTCTGCCTCGTGCTCACCTTCGACCAGATCGGCTTCTATTCAGTGCTGCACATCGTCACCGGCGCGCCGCCCTCGGTGCTGCTCGGCGGCTGGATCGCCAAGATGTGCGCCGGCCTCGTCTTCAGCGCCATGACGGTCGGCTATCTGCGCTGGTTCGAGCGGCCCAGCCTGCGGCCGCAGCGCGGCCTCACCGACGTCTTCGAGACGCTGACCTATCGCGAGCGCTACGAAAAGCTCGTCGAGTTCGCCGGCCGTGACAGCCTCACCGGCCTTCTTCACCGCGGCCGCTTCGAGACCATGGGCGAGCAGGCGGTGACGGTAAGCGTCAAGACCGGTACGCCACTGACGCTGCTGATCGTCGATGTCGACCACTTCAAATCCATCAATGACCGCTTCGGCCATGCCGAGGGCGACCGCGTGCTGAAATGGATCGCCGAGAACCTGACGGTTGCGGTGCGCGCGCAGGATCATGTCTTCCGAATCGGCGGCGAGGAATTCGCCATCCTGTGCCCGCTGCCGCACAATGTCGCCCGTCTGCTCGGCGAAAACATCCGCCAGTCGATCCGCGCTGCGAGCGAAACAGGTCCCGTCAGCCTCACCGTCAGCATCGGGGTTGCCACGGTCGACGTTGCCAGGGCGAGCCTCGCCGAACTCTTCGCGGCAGCCGACAAGCGCCTCTACATGGCCAAGGATGCCGGCCGCGACCGGGTGATGGGCGATGTTGCCGAAGAGGCAGCGCCGTCTGGGGCGGCGCGTGCGCCTTCGGCCGGGTCTGCGGCGGGGTAG
- a CDS encoding HD domain-containing protein: MRLRRSFPIQEDASEYDSLGAARVFWEMASQSKSQRIRDPLHNLIEFDSEQFEQTMWRVLQTRPFQRLRRIRQLGFSEFVFPGATHTRFAHSVGVFHIARQLMAIIERDPAKRTHQSHVALVAALVHDLGHGMFSHAFEDVGKKLNLSMAIHENVSDALIRSSEVSEVLNKELGRSFSDEVADVIRNKNPGNLFDAVVSSQFDADRLDYMQRDRLMTGVQGSGVDATWILANLEVGTVPTNADEEAAGEVKTLVLGPKAFHAAEHYVLSLFQLYPNVYLHKTTRGAEKIFSSLILRIHKLVESGQKKSYALPDEHPITLFLSDPDNIEKALLLDDAVFWGSLHFLCNSEDNLVSEYAKRLQNRQLLKCLDVRQLIEGKVPVRRGMTIDDRREREAKITIKVKSILKEVEEHASDRQKNNGHEILIDEYRRSPYKKFQDSQTPLNQILIKQAGSIEDMAHLSSVVSGAESFEVSRIYISEDDADGRAMVEKVLQNSMGEK, encoded by the coding sequence ATGCGTTTGCGCCGATCATTTCCTATTCAAGAGGATGCAAGCGAATATGATTCGCTAGGGGCGGCGCGGGTTTTTTGGGAAATGGCTAGTCAATCGAAATCGCAGCGGATTCGTGATCCGCTCCATAATTTAATCGAGTTTGACAGCGAGCAATTCGAGCAAACAATGTGGCGCGTCCTTCAGACGCGCCCGTTTCAGCGCCTCAGAAGAATTCGCCAACTCGGTTTTTCTGAATTTGTATTTCCTGGTGCAACTCATACTCGATTTGCCCACTCAGTCGGCGTCTTCCACATTGCGCGCCAACTTATGGCGATAATTGAGAGGGATCCAGCTAAGCGGACGCATCAATCACACGTAGCACTTGTCGCTGCCCTTGTGCATGATTTGGGGCACGGAATGTTCAGTCACGCATTCGAAGACGTTGGCAAGAAGCTCAATCTGTCAATGGCCATTCATGAAAACGTGAGTGATGCCTTGATCCGTAGTTCCGAAGTTAGCGAAGTCCTTAATAAAGAACTGGGCCGAAGCTTCTCTGACGAGGTGGCGGACGTAATTCGGAACAAGAACCCCGGAAATTTATTCGACGCCGTTGTTTCTAGCCAGTTCGATGCGGATCGACTCGACTACATGCAACGTGATCGGTTGATGACAGGGGTTCAAGGCAGTGGTGTGGATGCCACTTGGATTCTTGCCAATCTTGAAGTTGGCACGGTTCCGACAAACGCCGACGAAGAGGCTGCCGGCGAAGTCAAAACTCTTGTTCTAGGCCCTAAAGCGTTTCATGCTGCCGAACATTATGTTCTTTCTTTGTTTCAACTTTATCCAAATGTCTATCTTCACAAAACTACACGCGGGGCCGAGAAGATTTTCTCATCTCTGATTTTGAGAATACACAAACTTGTCGAGAGTGGCCAAAAAAAATCGTACGCCCTTCCAGATGAGCATCCAATAACTTTGTTTCTTTCTGATCCAGATAATATCGAAAAGGCTCTTCTTTTAGATGACGCGGTCTTCTGGGGGAGCTTACATTTTCTGTGCAACTCAGAAGACAATCTAGTGTCTGAATACGCAAAGCGGCTTCAAAACAGACAACTATTGAAATGCCTCGACGTACGGCAATTAATCGAAGGAAAAGTCCCGGTGCGGCGCGGAATGACAATAGATGATCGCCGTGAGCGGGAAGCAAAAATTACGATAAAGGTCAAATCCATACTCAAAGAAGTAGAGGAGCACGCGTCAGATCGTCAGAAGAATAATGGTCATGAAATACTAATTGATGAATACAGGCGATCTCCATACAAAAAATTTCAAGACTCTCAGACCCCGTTAAACCAAATACTGATAAAACAAGCAGGCTCTATTGAAGATATGGCTCATCTTTCATCTGTGGTTTCTGGAGCGGAATCTTTTGAAGTTAGTCGCATTTACATAAGCGAAGACGATGCTGACGGCAGAGCGATGGTCGAGAAAGTTCTACAGAATTCAATGGGAGAGAAATAA